ttttttgcatggcATGCGgtatcttatttccccaaccagggatcgaacccataccccctgcagtggaagcacagagtcttaactgctagaccaccagggaagtccctaacttttGCTATTTTATAGTTGCAAAATGCCATCTTTTTATGTGACAGCTGTTTTCAAACTGCAAAGCGCTCAATGTGTGTAAGGGGTAAATTACTGTATAGTGATAATGATGGGAATCAAGATAATAAATCCAGCATAAGACACCTCACGTGTCTGCCAGTGCTGGCACCCATGGACCAATGTTTAGGTTAGCCTCTCTGGGATAGGTCGGGTTGTGTCTGGGCACTTAGTCACATCCTTGGGCACTTCCCAAGGctccttcctgggcttccctggtggctcagtggttaagaatccgcctgccagtgcagggggcacgggttggagccctggtccaggaagatctcacatgccacggagcaactaagcctgtgtgccacaactactgagtctgcactttagagcccgtgagccacaactactgagcccacgtgccacaactactaaagcgcacgagccacaactactgaagcctgcgtgcctagagcccgtgctccgcaacaagagaagccaccgcaatgagaagcccgcgcaccgcaacgaagagcagcccccactcactgcaactagagaaagccagcgcgcaaaaatgaagacccaacgcagccaaaaataaatcaactaataaaatttaaaaaccatcaGATTTCTAATTAATAACTGTAAGCTTtccaaatcattaaaaaaataaaaaggctccttccctcctttccctcctcccctccttacCCTCCTCCCCTTGGAAGCCCTTAGCATTCCTGCAtgcccagcctcccagcctggAGTGGTGTTCctgctggggcctgggagctGTTGGCCAACAGAGAGAGGGTTTTCCACTGGGCTCCTCTCCCTTTCTGGAATTCACGTTCACTCAATTCATACTTCTCCACCTCAGGTGGGCCCAACAcccgtgtgtgtgtttgtgttggaTGGTAGGTATTGTGTTGTGAGCCTAGGGAACTTGAGGTGTGGGTCTTTGGTCCACAGAACATCCAGTGactggagcaggggaggggaccCTCTGACCACCCTGATCCCCTTTCGTGGGCACAGTGTTCTACAGACAGCACTGGGAGTGTAAAAGGCAGAGCTGTCCCATGATCAACAAGGTGAAACTTGGAGAGTTAGTTCACCTCCAGTCTCCaccacaagctgtgtgacctcagagaagcacttgacctctctgagcctcactgccCTCGCTCATAAGAAGGGGATTGTATTGGCCTCCATTATAATGAGGAAGGCACGAGATACTGCATACAAAGTGCTTGGTAGACACTAAGAGCTGAATACTGGTAAATGGTGACTGTCGTCATTTCTGTTGACTCGGGGCAATCCTGTGAGTGAaatgttattcccatttttactGCAGGTATGTGAGATGGCTCCAGTTAGAGTCCTGGTCTCCTGACTCCTAGTCAGTGCTCAGACCTGAGAGCTGCTGCTGTTCTTATTATTCCTCCACCCAGCCCAGCCACTACCTCGTTCCTCCTCCACCCCAACATGGTGACTGATTATACAGCCAGGACAGACAGGGCAGGAGAGGGGCTGGCgaaggcaggaggaggggatTCCTGGGGCACTGGTTCTGTCTTAGTGGGGCCCCACTTGCATACAGGGCAGGCCTGAGTGGGGCTCGTCTCTTACAGATACCTGAAGCACACCCTGGACCAGTATGTGGAGAGCGACTACACGCTGCTCTACCTGCACCATGGCCTGACCAGCGACAACAAGCCCTCCCTCAGCTGGCTCCGGGACGCCTACCGGGAGTTTGACCGCAAGTGGGTTAGGGCCTCGGAGGAGCTCCAGGGCCCGGGGGCCAGCAGCTCTGCCGGGTTCTGGGCTGCCCTGTTTGGGCAGGAACGTATTCCATGCCGGGGGAGGCGGGTCCCCCCTACCTGGGTAAACTAAACACAAAGAGTCTCAAGTTGGAATGGCCTGGGCTTATATCCCAGTTTCTCTACTTACTCGctttcctaatctataaaatagggCGACAATGGCACTTACCTCGCAGGTTTACTGTGAGTCATCAAATCAGTAACTGTACATTAAGAGCTTAGCTCTGTGCCTCTCCTACCATGCCCAGTCCTGAGTTCCCCGTTCTGCCTCTGCAGGTACAAGAAGAATATCAAGGCTCTGTACATCGTGCACCCCACCATGTTCATCAAGACCCTGCTCATCCTCTTCAAGCCCATCATTAGGTGAGTGGGCCCAGGGCGGGGCACTCGTCTCTTGTGCTTCCCCTTGAACTGTGAAGCAGATACCTGAGGAAGCCAAGCATCCTGGGGACCGACCACTTTGGGGCTAGGCCTCTGTCTGATCTGGGTGGGCTGCTGAGGAGAAAGTGGAGGCCTGCTGAAGCGGGCCTACCCTGGACCTATACCCTTTCTTCCATCGGCAGCTTCAAGTTTGGTCAGAAGATCTTCTATGTGAATTACCTGAGTGAGCTGAGCGAGCATGTGAAGCTGGAGCAACTGGGGATCCCTCGCCAAGTGCTCAAGTGAGACTGGGCTGGGGGGGGTGTGTGCCCACCGGGCACACTGTCCACATATATCATGTTTGTGGGGGTAGGATGTGCTGGCCAAGGGGAGAAGCAGCCTTGACAGCGCCAGGATACACAAGGGAAGCAGATGTGATGAGTAAGGCGCAGCACATGGGGTCAGAGAGAGCAAGTCCAGATCCCGTATCTTGTCGCTGAAAAGCTCTGTAACTGAATCTCTTTAAAGTCTTCACTTCTGTGTAAAGCTGGGTTGGTGGGAGGACTGAATAAGGTAATCCATGTAAGATAGCACAGAAAGTGCCTGACAAACAAGAGTTGCCATAGTGACTGCAGAGCCAGGTAGGGGCCCTGACCCTCCCCGCTGCTTCCCCAGGTATGATGACTTCCTCAAATCCACCCAGAAGAGCCCTGCGACAGCCCCCAAGCCCATGCCACCACGGCCCCCTCTGCCCAACCAGCAGTTCGGGGTCTCCTTGCAGCAGTGAGTATGCAAAAGGTGGGTGGGGCTGGCACCTGGGGACCAGGAGGGCTGCAGACCCGTCACTGCGTTGTGCCCACAGCCTCCGGGAGAAGAACCCAGAGCAGGAGCCCATTCCGCTCGTGCTGCGGGAGACCGTTGCCTACCTACAGGCCCACGGTGAGTGCTGGGGAGCCCTCTCCCCTCGGGAAgctgctgggcagggctgggcgaGGTCCCAACGTGCACCAGCACCCACACTGACCCTGACTGGGACCCCAAGACACAGAATGGGTGGGGAGTCCGCACGTTGCTCCAGAGCTCTGAGACTCACCAGGCCCCACTGTTTCCCAGCTCTCACCACTGAGGGGATTTTCCGGAGGTCGGCCAACACCCAAGTTGTACGGGAAGTGCAACAGAAGTACAACATGGGTGAGTGGCCCTGGGGACGTGTCGAAGCCCAGAGGGCCAGTACAGATCGTGCGCCTgcacacgtgtgtatgtgtgtgcgtgtgtaagGTTTCTGTGGCATTTGGTATAATTACATGGGTCTCACTCCTGCCTGGTTGTCCCAGGCCTACTTTCTCATAGGTCAGGCTTCTGGAGCCTGGGTTCAGGGTCATTCGGAGGCGAGGAATAACTGTGGTGTGTGCTCGGGGGCCCCACTCCCCAGATGGCCTGACCCTGTGCCCCCTGTCCCAGTGGGAGGAGGAGGCTTGTGGCCAAGGGTGAAGTCAGGCTGTGGGGCCTGCTTGGCCTCTGGATTGGCTGCTGGTCTCCAGGCTCGGCccagctcctcccctccccacccccagggctgccTGTGGACTTCAACCAGTACAATGAGTTGCACCTGCCAGCGGTCATTCTCAAGACCTTCCTCCGGGAGCTTCCTGAGCCTCTGCTCACCTTTGACCTCTACTCCCACGTTGTGGGCTTCCTCAGTGAgtgcccctctccccctcctccagcttctgcaGGGTGGGGTTGCAGCTGGACTCAAAGCAGGCGGGTTTGGCCTGTCCTTCAAGGAAAGTCTGGTTGGGTCTTCCCCCTAGCCTCATGACAGGGCTTCCCGAACCAGTCCGGCCATGGGCCCCTGTGACCTGGGCCCCCCTTCCTCATAGACATTGATGAGAGCCAGAGAGTGGAGGCGACGCTGCAGGCCTTCCAGATGCTGCCCGAGGAGAACTACCTGGTGCTGCGTTTCCTCACTGCCTTCCTGGTGCAGGTGAGACCTCGGCCTGGGCCTCTACCGCTTacctggaggagagagggaggaggagttGCCATGGCTGCTGCTCCTGGGCGTGGTTGCCAGGCGTGGGAGGTGGTGTCTGTGGCTTCCCGCTGCAGCCCCCTGATTCCTTCCACAGATTTCTGCCTTCTGTGAGCAGAACAAGATGACCAACACTAACCTGGCTGTTGTCTTCGGCCCTAACCTGCTGTGGGCCAAGGATGCTGCCATCACCCTCAAGGCCATTAATCCCATCAATACCTTCACCAAGTTCCTCCTGGATCATCAGGGGGAGCTGTTTCAGCCCTGACTCCAAGGGGCTCTGAGCCCATCCCCTGTCCCACCCGCCCCCTTCTCTGATAGCCCCGGTTTGGACTCTTCCTCTTGGCTTCAGCCTTATGGGAGCCCAGGGCTCCTGCCCAGAAAGGGGCTGTGAGCCCCCCTGGAGACAGAAGCTGGAGCCAGCCAACTGGAcagctcctcctcccctcctgtccAGCCCACCTCACTGGCCCTGGAGGCCTCGCTGTAACCACAAGACGTTTTTCTTCGCCTTATACTTCTCACTGCCTCTTTGGATCCCTGGCTCCTGCTGGGCTCTGCAGAGCTGGCCTTGGCTCTTCAGGCAGGAGGACTGGCCCCAGCAACCGCTTGCTTACCTGCTTTCTCCTGCCTCTTCCCCTGGCAACTGGAGATGCCAAAATCACTGCCGGCTGGACTGGTAGCTGGGGCTGGTCCTCCCCTTCCTGACTGCTGGGGAATGAAAGGCTGAGCTGGCCTGGGCTGGCCCTGCTGAGACTCCTCCCTGTCTGGGTGAAGGAAGGCCTGGTTGCAAGCACCCTGTTCCTGTCCTCCCCTCTGGTGGCTCAGCTTCTGGCACTTACACAGTTAACGAATGACAGCCTGGAGTCCTCTGTCTGCCTTCTCTTCCACACATCCTGGGTCAGGCCTTCCCAAGTGGTACTGCCCCCAGGGTGTCTTAGCCCCCTGGTTCTGCCAGGACTGGCAGCTTGGATGACAGGGCTGAGTCCCAGCATCCATTCAAAATAGACACCCCACTCTCACCCCTGAGAGCCTCCTAGTGTCTGGTCAGACCACTGACAAGCAGTCCCCGCCCACTCCACCCCCCATGCCttgcctcccctcccttcctactTGGACAGATCCTTGGTCACGTCTGATGTGGAGTCACACTGGTCCCTGCTCTGGTCAGGGGTGACTCAGTGCCTCAGGGTCTGGGGTGGCTCCTTCCTCCAGTTTTGGACTCCTGGAGGGGCTGGGTAGAGACTTTGCTAATTAGATTGGCCCCTGCCAGGTAAGTTCTAGCAACCTCCCCCTGGACCCTGATGATGATGGATATCCCTCTCTCCAGCTATCCCTTCCTGGTGAACCACCTTCCTGCAGCCTTGGCCAGAGCCTGTACTGTGGCGGTCCTCACTGACCAGTCCTGCCCCATCTGCGAGCCGGGTGTGGCCTGGGCCTGACTTCACTGGGCTCTTTTCCCAGGACACTAGCATGTCAGGAGTCCCAAGGCCTGGTGTGGCTGCTGTCAGTCCCTGTGTCTCTAGGCCAGGCCCAGGCTTCTgctttctgccttccttcctttgtaTCAGGTGTTGCTCAGAGCCCCATTTACTGGGGAGCCTCGTGGATCTATTTGGTCTCTCCCCTGTCCACCACCGACTGGTCTTtacctgggggcagggggacttGTACTGTGAATCAAGTATTCACATTCACAGTGACTTCCTTGGCACCAATCATGTATTTCACCTTTGCactttttatatttcaataaaaatggaaaactgcCCACCTGGCTGATAAGCAAGTGGGCATGGAGGCTCATAACTGGGTGGGAGATGTGGTATGACTGCGGAAGAAGAGCAGATAGGGCTTCAGGAAGTCCCCTCCCCAGTCAGTCTGACCCCTTCCTCATCCTGCTCACTTGTGAGCCGGTATGAAGCCAGCTTTCTGACCATATTCCAGGCTTAGAAGTGTGAACAGTCACCTTCCTTTTTGCACCTGTAGCATTCCAACTGGCCACCAAGTGCTAGATCCTAAAACCAGGACCTCTCTCCCCCAAACAGAGCAGACTGGTGGACCACAGCACAAGCTTTAGAGTGAGACCAGGGTTTGAAACCTAGTTCCATCACTCACAACCAGCTCTAACTGGTAATAGTCATGTAACTGGTCCCATGTCCGAGACTGTTGCTTCATTTCTCTGAAGATCAGACACACAGTCGTCCCTATGTGTGGGGGACTGGTTCCAGCCACCCGACCCCATGacaccaaaatccaaggatgctcaagtcccttctaACAAGTGGTGTAGTATTTGcaatataacctacacacatcctctctCTACATcatttctagattacttataatacctaatacaatgtaaatgccgtgtaaatagttgccagcatgcagcaaattcaagttttgctttttggaacttcctggaattttttttttccaaatatttttctatcCAAGGTTGGGGGAACTCTCGGGTGTGGAACCCACAGATGCGAGGGCCGACCGTAACGTATACACTACATACAGAATGAGTGCCCAGTGGGAACCCGAATGATGGTCATTTCACAGAGGAATGAAGTGATAGTCCCAACCTTGTACAGCAGCCAAGGTTGGAACCCTCATCTTCCAGCCATTCCggtcctccccacccacccctcagcCTGAGAGCCTTGGCTGTTTCCACCTGCCACCTAGTCACGTGGAGGCTATGAAAGATCCAGCTTTCCTCTTTCGAGcagttttgctttgctttaaaggttaagatggtaaaattttattatgttacattattttacTACAATTGAAAAACTAAAATGGTTTGTCACAGGGAGGGCAGGCCAGAATTCCACTTGGCACTGGTCAAGTTCCAGCTGTCTGCTGCTTGCCTGCTGACTGCAATCAGGGGGCTATGATGGCCTCAGTCAggcctgttctttttttctcctcattgCTTGTTTGGGCTGGGGAAGCCGGGCCAAAGCTGCAGGATCAAGACAATGGTTACAAACACAGGCACTGAGTTCCAGGAAGCCAGTCCGCCTGCACAACTGTGACCTTCGTCCAGGTAGCTCAAACAGAAGGCACTGGCGGCCTGTCCCCCCGGCTCTGCTCAGCTCTAAGCTGGGTGACTATTTAGAATAGAAGGGCAGTGACCCAAGGAAATGACAAGACAGGGGAGCAGGAGATGGAGAGCTGTTTACTTGGGTTGGGCTCCTGGCAGGGCCTCTGCCAAGTGACTCAAAAGCCAGTTTACCCCTGCCTTGGCAACAGTGGGTCTCTGGGGGCAGAGTGTAGTGACATGGCTTAAAGGGGTAGGATACCATCAGACAAGGGGCAATTGAACACTTTGCTTTTGGGGGACCCCTAACTGAAGGTGAGGACTCCAAGGACAGTCTTTCCACCATTTCTGACCCAGGAGTTGGATGCATGGTCAGGTATCATGGTCAGCGTCACATGCAGTTCACTCACAAGCAAGGGCTCCCAGGGCCCAAAGCAGCAGCAGTGGGCGGGCCCATTCTTTTCAGCCCCAGGTTTGAGTTGAATTTAGAATTTTCTCACTAGTCCTCTTCTGCCCTGGGGCCTGGCTTCTGGCCTGAAGGGCGTGGGAGGCAACCAAGACAGCACTTACCTGGGTTTGTCAGTCTCCGGTCTCCGGCCTCCAGAACCACCTCTTCCTCTGGGACACCAGCTCTACCTCCCACTCCCTCCCGCCACTGCAGGCGAAATAGGAGGAAGGAGCTGGCTTTGCCAGGGCTGACACCTGTCATGGAAGCCCCCAGGGGGCCAGGCAGGAATAATCCCCACAGGGCTCTTCTACTTTTCCAGTGCCCTGGCTCCAGCTGTTTGTCAGATCAGGGCAGCTAAACAAACATGCATGGGACCTGGACTTCTGCTTACTTCACTCAGTCCCTTCCCTGTCTGGTTTGCTCAGCCACAACCCCTCACACCATATCAGCAAATATCCCAGCAGTCTGGGGAGTCCCCCGCCCCCTGCTTGGCCTCTGCTGGAAACATGGCAGGGACCTGTCAGTTGTCTTTCCCTCTGAGCCAAAGTCTGTTGCCCAGGGTGAGTGGTGAGCTGTGCTGGGTAGGAAGGATAGCGAGCTGAAGATAACGGCCTACCCATTCTGAGGATTTTACTATGGGCGTACCTCATGCATGTCTACTTCATACACGTCATCTCACTGAATACTCTCACACAACCCTTGAAATGGAAACATTACAGCCAAGGAAAATGAGGCTCTAAGAggtttcctgggacttccctggtggtccagtggttaagactccgtgctcccaatgcagggggcctgggtttgatccctggtcagtgaactaagatcccacgtgctgcacagtgcggccaagaaaaaaaaaaaaattccaaccagCCCAAGGCCCCAGGACTCCGAACAGCCTGAATGGCTCTGAGACCTTGCTGTGCCTCACACGGCACCACTCTTCCCTCCACGGAGCTTGTCGGTGACCCGGGGCTGCCCAGAAGTGGGAGGAAGTGGGCTAGGTTTTTCGACAGCTTGCAGGACAGGAGGCTATAAAGTACAGAAAAAGTTTATTGGAGATCTcctgaatacattttaaagtatagctcagtatttccaaataaagtaggCTGGAGGAGTGGGAGGGGCTCTCCCACCTGGAGACACGACTGGTCCCAGCCCTGTCCCGGGGGTGCTGTGCGGCTCCGTCGAGGGCGCGTACCTTTCACCGTACAGGGCTGAGGGACAAGGGCCGGCCTCGACAGCTGCTCTGCTCCGCCCAGGCTCAGCTCAAAGTCAGGgctcagcctccctggcctctccctGATGGGGTCCTGAAGAAAGGCTGCTGCCTGCCGAGGCCAACAATTAGGAGTCAAAGAGGCAAATGGCTAACAGGCCTTCCCATGCTTGGCCTTGGAAGAGGGCAGCGGCTGAGAGATTAGGAcgaggtgggggagtgggggagtgggaggcaaTCAGTAACTTACCAGGGCCTTCGCCCCATCTCAGTGCTGGGGCCTGGGGGGTAAGCCTGGATTGGTTTAGCAGGCCACAGGTGTGCTCTGGGCCAGTGACAGGATGGCCAGCTAAACGCCACTActggaaacacttttttttttttaatttaatttatttttatttatttttggctgtgttgggtctttgttgctgagcacaggctttctctagttgtggtgagcaggggctactcttcgttgcggtgcgtgggcttttcattgcggtggcttctcttgttgcagagcacgggccctaggtgcacgggcttcagtagttgtggcacacaggcttagctgctctgcagcatgtgggaccttcccggaccagggctcgaacccgtgtcccctgcattggcaggaggattcttaaccactgcgccaccagggaagccctggaaacagTTTTTCAGGCAGGAGGATGTGTGCACAGGGGCAGGGCTCAGCCCAACTGAGGCAGCATCAGAGCTGAGCCCAGCCCTCAGGGATCAGCCTCGCAGGTGAAAACAATGTCATGTAAGTGAAAACAATGTCACGTGCACTTGCTAACAAACAATTGAGGGCCACCTGCTCTGCTGCAGCACAGCTGCTGCCAATGAATACCCCAGGTGGGCCAGAGGAGCGGGGTTGGGCCTATCAGTTAGGCAGGGAGGAACAGATGGTCAGTGGGTGAGGCTGGGCCCTTGACTTCACTCAAGTAACACCACCTGAATGCCCAGCTTTGGTTTCTCAACAAGGAACCAATCCAACTAATAAACCTCAGGGCAGACCCTGGGGTTAAAGAAAGGTGGTGGCTAGGCCTAGGTGGAAGAAGGAAAAGGCCCGTAACCCAGCCCTGAGAATCAGGAACAAATGCCCCAGGAGGAGGGGCCTGTCTGGCCTTCCCCGGGGCCACAGCGCCCCTTGGGCACTACACGTGCCACAACTCTGGGGAGTCATCACATTTCACACCCAGGACTTCCTGGGCTGCCAGAACAGAGTCAGTCTCTCTGGAGAAGCTGGGAGATTCAGAGTTCTCACCAGGAATATGTACATGTCCAAGGCAGAGCGTGATGTCAGTTCAAATGCAGCAATTCTGGGAGGTTCTGCTGCCCTCAGCCAGCCCTATTTTTGGATCCCACCTTATACACATGGGAAGGGAAATCCTCAGGGCAGCAACCTGAATCCAAGGAACCTCTACAGGAGGAGGCGCTGCCCCAGGAAGAGGCCCTCCAACCTTCCCCAAGTGAAAATGTCTAACTTCAAACATGTTTTCTCTACAAAATATCTGATTTCTCtgaaagtaataaatatttactgggttCTATAACCAAGGAGCAATgacaggggaagggagaggaaaaaaaagaacctttgCTGTGACTCCAATGACAGAATCCTAGAGAGGGAGGCTTCTGTTTCCATGCAGCTGAGCAGGGCAGCCGCCAGGGCTGCTCGGATGGGCTGGCACAGCCTTCAAGGGTGGGAATGGCTGACTTTAGGGTTCTTATCACCTTGGGCAGGAAGCCTGCCATACTGCCAAAAATACAGGCACGGggcagagagggggagagagagaggggaagaagaTACCAGAACTAAAGGAGAAAGACCCTGAAGGagagcttccttccttcctcctcctagcactgtctccttcctctttctgccTCCACACCAGTCTCTGGGCCACCAGCTGGAATGTCGAATGGTGGATGGCAACGGCAGGCAGGCGAGGGGCCAGCTGCTGGGCAAACCCGGGGCAGGGGGCCGGCAGGAGGAGCGGGATGACAGCCTTTGTGAAGCAGCTGCTGAGGGCGGTATAAGCAGAGGGCCCTGCAGAGGGAGGTCAGAGGGTGAGTCCTCTCAAATGCTATCACTGGCCTTCACTGCTGCCGTGAGTCTCCAGGAGTGCAAGAGCAGGGACTTCTGGGTCCCCATGGGGGAACCAGCCTCCCCTCCACCTGGCTTGAAGCGGACAAGGGATGGGAGCAGCTGACGAGTGGGAGGCTCTCTGTCTCCTGGGACCACAAAAAGGGATGCTGCTGGTACTTGAGCACACCAACTTTTTACTGCAGGGTTTCTACAAAGGCATCAAATTCTCGGACATTCTTCTCGTGCACAGCCAGCTTCTCTGGTAGTGAGTCCTGTACCgggaggggagagaaaagctgcttatTCAGGTAGGGCCTTGAAGCCAGCTGTCACCCTGGGCTGAAGGGAGCACGGCAAAGAGTCCGGCTGAGCAGTGCTGGGTTGGAGAGCAAAGTGCCGAGCAACTGAGCAGGCATTGGCCAGTGGGCCTTTGCCCAGCAGGGGTTagtgggggctggggaggtggacAGAACAGCCTAGGGAATCTAAGCCGGCCACACACATAATGAGATGGAAAAGGACCATGCCAACAATAGGATGACACAGAGAAATTCAACGTGAAGTATCTTTGGCACAGATGAGACTGACATTAGAATAACACAGTAGGTTTAGAGCCCTACAAATTCAGAACGTGTACAAATGATTTCTTCACAGCCTGTGGTGGGCaggcatcagaatcccctgggggCACATGAACAAGGCAGTCCCAGCCATACTCCCAAGAGATTCTGACCCGGCAGGTCTACGGTGAGGCCTAGGAATCTGCATCTTTACATCAGCTGAGAAAGGGATGGGTTAGAGGGGGTTGAGAgagaacaatgaaaacaaaaaaaacagaaccatGAGGAATTAAGTTTAACTGCCCTCAGGTATCAACCATTAATTAAAATGTGGTCCTCATCAGGTGGTCTGTCTCCACTGATGAATTTGCATTTGAAGAGTTCAGCCATCACAGAAGACTTCCTGACAGGCACGAGACACTTGGTACCACAGGACTTACAAAGCAGCCCAGACAGGCCCAATGCCCGGGCAGGTTTGGGAGGTTGGGGCAACCAGCCAGCACTGGCTGCAGCCTCACGTTGAGCCTTTGGACTCCGGTTCCGTCCAAGCAAACTTCAAATGAGAGGCCAGGGAGCCAATGGTTAAAAGCCTAAAATCAGAAGCCAGACTCTTAGGGGTCAAAGCTTGTTTTGCCAGCTCAGTGTAACCACCAGCAAGTTATTTGCTCCCAGTGtcgtttttctcatctgtaaactgggataATAAGAAAACCTACCTCTTAGGGTCATTGAAGtttcatgtaaagcacttaaaaaatGCTTGGCACCTAGAAagcttcaataaatgttaataataatgacattattgctgtattattattactgagcatgcttttctgattaaagcaaaTCAAGGGCAGCTAAACCTAGATTCCTATTCCTAGAGCCATTCCTCTGATTTCGACACAGGAGGTGATATTCCTACCTCAGGCAGAGGGACCCTGACATCTTGTGGCATGGGGCACCCTGACTTTGCGGCTGTGCAGGGCACTCCTCTGCCCTTCAGAGACAGGAAATAGGAAAAACACCCTAAGCGGAGATG
This region of Mesoplodon densirostris isolate mMesDen1 chromosome 7, mMesDen1 primary haplotype, whole genome shotgun sequence genomic DNA includes:
- the ARHGAP1 gene encoding rho GTPase-activating protein 1 encodes the protein MDPLSELQDDLTLDDTSQSLNQLKLASIDEKNWPSDEMPDFPKSDDSKSSSPEPVTHLKWDDPYYDIARHQIVEVAGDDKYGRKIIVFSACRMPPSHQLDHSKLLGYLKHTLDQYVESDYTLLYLHHGLTSDNKPSLSWLRDAYREFDRKYKKNIKALYIVHPTMFIKTLLILFKPIISFKFGQKIFYVNYLSELSEHVKLEQLGIPRQVLKYDDFLKSTQKSPATAPKPMPPRPPLPNQQFGVSLQHLREKNPEQEPIPLVLRETVAYLQAHALTTEGIFRRSANTQVVREVQQKYNMGLPVDFNQYNELHLPAVILKTFLRELPEPLLTFDLYSHVVGFLNIDESQRVEATLQAFQMLPEENYLVLRFLTAFLVQISAFCEQNKMTNTNLAVVFGPNLLWAKDAAITLKAINPINTFTKFLLDHQGELFQP